The following coding sequences lie in one Sphingobium sp. KCTC 72723 genomic window:
- a CDS encoding cytochrome b/b6 domain-containing protein, whose protein sequence is MVRRHRLSTRLWHWLNALLLYILFTSGLGIFNAHPRLYWGVYGANFDHAWLELDRFPGWLTLPAHYSLAMSRHWHLAAAPIFAFALLAYMLWSLGNRHIVRDLALTRADVTPRHIWQDIKDHARLRFPTGAAALRYNVLQKGAYIGVIFLLLPLLIFTGLTMAPGMNAAWPWLADLFGGRQSARSLHFIAAFALIAFFIIHIAMVLLAGPVNEVRSMITGRFRLPEERP, encoded by the coding sequence ATGGTCAGGCGGCACCGGCTGTCGACGCGGCTATGGCATTGGCTGAACGCGCTGCTGCTCTATATCCTGTTCACCAGCGGCCTTGGCATCTTCAACGCGCACCCGCGCCTTTATTGGGGCGTCTATGGCGCGAATTTCGATCATGCCTGGCTGGAGCTGGATCGTTTCCCCGGCTGGCTGACCCTGCCTGCGCATTATAGTCTGGCGATGTCGCGGCACTGGCATCTGGCCGCCGCGCCGATCTTTGCCTTCGCGTTGCTCGCCTATATGCTCTGGAGCCTTGGCAATCGCCATATCGTCCGCGATCTGGCGCTGACCCGCGCCGATGTCACCCCGCGCCATATCTGGCAGGATATCAAGGACCATGCCCGGCTACGCTTTCCCACGGGTGCTGCGGCGCTGCGCTATAACGTCCTGCAAAAGGGAGCGTATATCGGGGTGATTTTCCTGCTTCTGCCACTGCTTATCTTCACTGGCCTCACCATGGCGCCGGGCATGAATGCGGCCTGGCCCTGGCTGGCGGACCTGTTTGGCGGGCGGCAATCGGCTCGCTCGCTCCACTTCATCGCCGCCTTTGCGCTGATCGCCTTTTTCATCATTCATATCGCCATGGTGCTGCTCGCCGGGCCGGTTAATGAGGTGCGGTCGATGATAACTGGCCGCTTCCGCCTGCCGGAGGAACGGCCATGA
- a CDS encoding molybdopterin-binding protein has protein sequence MILTRRTLLLGATATLAGCDRLATHASFREALFSAENFHKWAQRSLMARDALAQEFRPDQMSPTFRANGTSNPNTPEYKGLWRNGFADWRLQVSGLFRNPLSISLSQLQAMPHRQQITRHDCVEGWSAIGKWRGVPLATILNAAGMRQDARYIVFRCADDMGGGRPYYESIDLIDAFHPQTILAFALNDRPLSVANGAPLRLRVERQLGYKHAKYLMGIEAVATLDGIGRGKGGFWEDHADYDWYAGI, from the coding sequence ATGATCCTGACCCGCCGCACCTTGTTGCTGGGGGCTACCGCGACGCTGGCGGGGTGCGATCGGCTCGCCACCCATGCGTCCTTTCGCGAGGCTTTGTTCTCGGCGGAAAATTTCCACAAATGGGCGCAGCGCAGCCTGATGGCGCGCGACGCGCTGGCGCAGGAATTTCGCCCCGACCAGATGTCGCCGACCTTTCGCGCCAATGGCACTTCGAACCCCAATACGCCTGAATATAAGGGGTTATGGCGCAACGGCTTTGCCGACTGGCGCTTGCAGGTCAGCGGGCTTTTTCGCAACCCATTGTCCATCTCGCTGTCGCAATTGCAGGCGATGCCGCACCGTCAGCAGATCACCCGGCACGACTGCGTCGAAGGGTGGAGCGCGATCGGCAAGTGGCGCGGCGTGCCGCTCGCCACCATCCTGAACGCGGCGGGGATGCGGCAGGACGCGCGCTACATCGTCTTTCGCTGCGCCGATGATATGGGCGGCGGGCGGCCCTATTATGAAAGCATCGACCTGATCGATGCTTTCCATCCGCAGACGATCCTGGCCTTCGCGCTCAACGATCGCCCCTTGAGCGTCGCCAACGGCGCGCCGCTGCGCCTGCGGGTCGAACGGCAATTGGGCTATAAGCACGCCAAATATCTGATGGGGATAGAGGCAGTCGCCACGCTGGACGGCATCGGGCGCGGCAAGGGCGGCTTTTGGGAAGATCATGCCGATTATGACTGGTATGCCGGTATTTGA
- a CDS encoding peptidylprolyl isomerase, with protein sequence MRLLACCLFVLLSILPGMASAIPANRPTPGPTPGNVRVAIDTSVGRIIVAVDTRRAPLTSANFLTYVDDGRFDGVTFYRAARRKSAPQLGLIQGGIDSDARRSLPPVAHEPTSRTGIRHLDATLSMARPDRPNSAMGNFFITVGPTPNMDARGSYIGYAAFGHVVAGMDVVKKILAVPTCCGSGPMRGQMIVKPITILRAKRLDGVAKPSRGVKPWLIGLNRAKAR encoded by the coding sequence ATGCGCCTGCTTGCCTGCTGCCTTTTCGTCCTGCTGTCGATCCTGCCCGGCATGGCCAGCGCGATCCCCGCCAACCGCCCTACGCCCGGCCCTACACCGGGCAATGTGCGCGTCGCGATCGACACGTCGGTCGGGCGGATCATCGTCGCGGTGGACACCCGGCGCGCGCCGCTAACCTCCGCCAATTTCCTGACTTATGTGGATGATGGCCGGTTCGACGGCGTGACTTTCTATCGCGCGGCCCGGCGCAAGAGTGCGCCGCAACTGGGGCTGATACAGGGCGGGATCGACAGTGATGCACGCCGGTCGCTGCCCCCCGTCGCGCATGAACCGACCAGCCGGACGGGCATCCGGCATCTGGACGCGACCCTGTCGATGGCGCGGCCCGATCGCCCCAATTCGGCGATGGGTAATTTCTTCATCACCGTGGGACCGACCCCCAATATGGACGCGCGGGGCAGCTATATCGGCTATGCCGCGTTCGGCCATGTCGTTGCGGGCATGGACGTGGTGAAGAAAATCCTGGCCGTGCCGACCTGTTGCGGGTCGGGACCGATGCGGGGGCAGATGATCGTCAAGCCGATCACCATATTGCGCGCAAAGCGGCTGGATGGCGTTGCCAAACCGTCGCGCGGGGTAAAACCCTGGCTGATCGGCCTGAACCGCGCCAAGGCACGATAG
- a CDS encoding CHAP domain-containing protein, with protein MIRWFRWAAFCVLSGFMTAPAFSAALQCVPYARIVSGVAIRGDALTWWEQAEAAYKRGHTPKKGAVLAFRPNGPMVLGHVAVVSRVLDDRRVLIRHANWSAPGAIEEDVLAIDVSDSGDWSEVRVWHSPTGQMGARTNPTFGFIYPAKAKLHDFTPDPALGSFMRFAKVDPDMWDGQQVPPMRRAVQQTPPLTLMAQAKPAKPRRAPAPRLEADPFIVEYADNAPSQRTLSAIIADVKRETMMN; from the coding sequence ATGATTCGATGGTTTCGCTGGGCGGCTTTTTGCGTGCTGTCCGGCTTTATGACTGCGCCTGCTTTTTCAGCGGCGCTGCAATGCGTGCCTTATGCCCGGATCGTATCGGGCGTGGCCATTCGCGGGGATGCGCTGACCTGGTGGGAACAGGCAGAGGCAGCCTATAAGCGCGGACACACGCCCAAAAAGGGCGCAGTCCTTGCCTTCCGTCCCAACGGCCCGATGGTGCTGGGCCATGTCGCGGTGGTCAGCCGCGTGCTGGACGACCGGCGCGTGCTGATCCGCCATGCCAACTGGTCCGCCCCCGGCGCGATCGAGGAGGATGTGCTGGCGATCGACGTGTCGGACAGCGGCGACTGGAGCGAAGTGCGGGTGTGGCACAGCCCCACCGGCCAGATGGGCGCACGCACCAATCCGACCTTCGGCTTCATCTATCCGGCCAAGGCGAAGCTGCACGACTTCACGCCCGATCCGGCGCTGGGCAGCTTCATGCGTTTTGCAAAGGTCGATCCGGATATGTGGGACGGACAACAGGTTCCGCCTATGCGCCGCGCGGTGCAGCAGACCCCGCCCCTGACGCTGATGGCGCAGGCAAAGCCGGCCAAGCCCCGCCGCGCGCCCGCGCCCCGGCTGGAAGCGGACCCGTTCATCGTCGAATATGCCGACAATGCCCCATCGCAGCGCACGCTGAGCGCGATCATCGCCGACGTGAAGCGTGAGACGATGATGAACTGA
- a CDS encoding peroxiredoxin produces the protein MKRPILFFAAATVALLGSSGAMAALAIGAKAPDFTTRGAQAGKTFTLTLSHQLKRGPVVLYFFPKAFTPGCSAEAREFANNIDKFKAAGATVIGMSADSVDDLVSFSTKECAGKFAVASAGPGIVSGYDVALKMRPGMTDRTSYVIAPSGRIAFVHSEMSYAGHVKNTLAAVEAMKQK, from the coding sequence ATGAAGCGCCCGATCCTGTTTTTCGCCGCTGCCACGGTGGCCCTGCTGGGGTCGAGCGGCGCGATGGCCGCCCTCGCCATCGGGGCGAAGGCGCCCGATTTCACCACGCGCGGCGCGCAGGCGGGCAAGACCTTCACCTTGACCCTGTCGCATCAGTTGAAGCGTGGCCCGGTCGTGCTGTATTTCTTCCCCAAGGCGTTCACGCCGGGCTGTTCGGCCGAGGCGCGCGAATTTGCCAACAATATCGACAAGTTCAAGGCGGCTGGCGCAACGGTCATCGGTATGTCGGCTGATTCGGTCGATGATCTGGTTTCCTTTTCGACCAAGGAATGTGCGGGCAAGTTTGCGGTCGCTTCGGCCGGACCGGGCATTGTGTCGGGCTATGACGTGGCGCTGAAAATGCGGCCGGGCATGACCGATCGCACGTCTTACGTCATCGCGCCGTCGGGCCGCATCGCGTTCGTCCATTCGGAAATGAGCTATGCCGGCCATGTGAAAAACACATTGGCCGCCGTCGAGGCGATGAAGCAGAAATAA
- a CDS encoding DUF2061 domain-containing protein has protein sequence MSLDLIKTGTYLTIHLTVGFTVAYLMTGSLALAGGIALVEPVINAVAFFFHEQAWKKIQARPPRAGARQWMKGQAAFA, from the coding sequence ATGTCGCTGGACCTCATCAAGACAGGCACATATCTGACCATTCACCTGACCGTCGGTTTCACCGTCGCTTATCTCATGACCGGATCGCTCGCGCTGGCGGGCGGGATTGCGTTGGTCGAGCCGGTCATCAATGCGGTGGCCTTCTTCTTCCACGAACAGGCATGGAAGAAAATTCAGGCCCGGCCTCCGCGTGCGGGCGCCCGCCAATGGATGAAGGGGCAGGCGGCGTTCGCCTGA
- a CDS encoding porin family protein, which translates to MKTVIFAAIAAACVSAPAFAQDAAPFTGPRAGVTMGYDKFDGEEGFSYGVTAGYDLALAPRVTGGVEVSLGDSTVDGAGFDASRDLAASLRLGFVATPRVLAFGKVGYASSRVEALGTGSAFEGVRFGGGLEFAATPNTYISAEYQRTEYEQNIGGRDAAVVGVGFRF; encoded by the coding sequence ATGAAAACTGTGATTTTCGCTGCGATTGCTGCTGCCTGCGTTTCGGCCCCCGCTTTCGCTCAGGACGCTGCGCCCTTTACCGGGCCGCGCGCAGGCGTGACCATGGGCTATGACAAGTTCGATGGCGAAGAAGGCTTTTCCTACGGCGTGACCGCCGGCTACGATCTGGCGCTGGCCCCCCGCGTCACCGGCGGCGTGGAAGTCAGCCTGGGCGATTCGACCGTCGATGGCGCTGGCTTCGACGCCAGCCGTGATCTGGCCGCATCGTTGCGCCTTGGCTTTGTCGCCACCCCGCGCGTGCTGGCATTCGGCAAGGTCGGCTATGCGTCCTCGCGCGTCGAAGCGCTCGGCACCGGCTCCGCGTTCGAAGGCGTCCGTTTCGGCGGCGGTCTGGAATTTGCCGCCACGCCCAACACCTATATTTCGGCCGAATATCAGCGCACCGAATATGAACAGAATATCGGTGGCCGCGATGCTGCCGTCGTCGGTGTCGGCTTCCGCTTCTGA
- a CDS encoding PspC domain-containing protein — MNNSFTLDRRNGKIMGVCAGLSNRTGLDVTLMRVALVLLTLCALGLVGVVAYLLAGWIAEG; from the coding sequence ATGAACAACAGCTTCACTCTCGACCGCCGCAACGGCAAAATCATGGGCGTATGCGCGGGCCTTTCCAACCGTACCGGATTGGACGTCACGCTGATGCGTGTGGCGCTTGTGCTGCTGACGCTTTGCGCGCTCGGACTGGTCGGTGTCGTGGCCTATCTGCTCGCGGGCTGGATCGCCGAAGGTTGA
- a CDS encoding gamma-glutamylcyclotransferase — protein sequence MTIPLFVYGTLRRGFDGAMARQLRAAACYVGSGTVAGRLYRIADYPGLVPGPDGQVAGDLFALDDPAATLALLDEYEECAAHHPQPHEYRREQLVVETADGPVTGWTYIYARDVAGLPLIAGGDFLAG from the coding sequence ATGACCATCCCCTTATTTGTCTATGGCACGCTGCGCAGGGGCTTTGACGGGGCGATGGCCCGGCAGTTGCGCGCCGCTGCGTGCTATGTCGGATCTGGCACGGTGGCTGGTCGGCTCTACCGCATTGCCGACTATCCGGGGCTGGTGCCGGGACCGGACGGGCAGGTTGCTGGCGACCTGTTCGCGCTGGACGATCCGGCAGCCACACTCGCGCTGCTGGACGAATATGAGGAATGTGCCGCCCATCACCCGCAACCGCATGAATATCGTCGTGAGCAGCTGGTGGTTGAGACGGCAGATGGTCCGGTTACGGGATGGACCTATATCTATGCACGCGATGTCGCGGGATTGCCGCTGATCGCCGGTGGCGACTTTCTGGCAGGATGA
- a CDS encoding serine protease: MARGGCGCLPFALGGLLLLAWFGQGAPVPPLDVETFDPRSPRRPLPQWSDEQFVIEDRPGGPADSMGTAFAVDRDGAWLTAEHVTHGCARIGLDDGGFARPVSQVIESREADAAMVRDGLASDSALPLSARPPALGSLGYHMGFPAGRPTLVVSELIGEASARRGRSDLTQPVLAWAERNRLPDGDGTLSGISGGPIFAEDGHVVGVNSASTDRRGRILTTAPDAMARLVAASRAVDDRPVAYPFASLADAEGRFAAWVNDGVIRRIFCDVDGARGG, translated from the coding sequence GTGGCGCGTGGCGGCTGTGGCTGCCTTCCCTTTGCGCTGGGCGGCCTGTTGCTGCTCGCCTGGTTCGGGCAGGGTGCGCCGGTGCCGCCGCTGGACGTGGAAACATTCGACCCGCGCTCGCCCCGCCGCCCGCTGCCGCAATGGAGCGACGAACAATTCGTCATAGAGGATCGCCCCGGTGGCCCGGCCGATTCGATGGGAACGGCCTTTGCGGTCGATCGCGACGGCGCATGGCTGACCGCTGAACATGTTACCCATGGCTGCGCCCGCATCGGGCTGGACGATGGCGGCTTTGCCCGGCCCGTGTCCCAGGTGATCGAAAGCCGGGAGGCGGACGCGGCGATGGTGCGCGACGGGCTGGCCAGCGACAGCGCGCTGCCCTTGTCCGCCCGGCCCCCTGCACTCGGATCGCTGGGCTATCATATGGGCTTTCCGGCCGGACGACCCACGCTGGTGGTATCGGAACTGATCGGGGAAGCCAGCGCCCGGCGGGGGCGCAGCGACCTGACCCAGCCAGTGCTGGCATGGGCCGAACGCAACCGCCTACCCGATGGCGACGGCACATTGTCGGGGATCAGCGGCGGGCCGATTTTTGCCGAGGACGGGCATGTCGTGGGCGTCAACAGCGCATCGACCGACCGGCGCGGGCGGATATTGACGACCGCGCCCGACGCCATGGCCCGCCTGGTCGCGGCCAGCCGCGCGGTGGACGACCGGCCCGTTGCCTATCCCTTCGCCAGCCTGGCCGATGCGGAGGGGCGTTTTGCCGCATGGGTGAATGACGGCGTCATCCGCCGCATATTCTGCGATGTCGACGGCGCGCGGGGTGGTTGA
- the recF gene encoding DNA replication/repair protein RecF (All proteins in this family for which functions are known are DNA-binding proteins that assist the filamentation of RecA onto DNA for the initiation of recombination or recombinational repair.): MIGRLTLSDFRNHADALIVPDHAFILLTGDNGAGKTNILEAVSMMAPGRGLRGAALDAMARQDGPGGFGVAAEVDGVVLGTGVTPQAAGRRQVRIGGVAASANALADHLSIVWLTPAMDRLFLDSPGGRRRFLDRLTLALHPAHAGHSARYDAAMRARNRLLADLRRADPAWLTALEAQMDEHGSALDAARRDLVDRLNARLADQPNAPFARPLIAIEGDAAAADTEPLGLRLGRERRRDAAAGRTLSGPHRHDLNVIHIAKDQPAALCSTGEQKALLLSILLAHAALVADHRGQPPVLLLDEVAAHLDPSRRAALFDRLAATGGQVWMTGTESSLFSELTSSTRLTVTAGHVFRSAT; this comes from the coding sequence ATGATCGGCCGCCTTACCCTGAGCGATTTCCGCAACCATGCGGATGCGCTGATCGTGCCAGATCACGCTTTCATCCTGCTGACTGGCGACAATGGCGCGGGCAAGACCAATATATTGGAAGCGGTGTCGATGATGGCGCCGGGCCGTGGCCTGCGCGGCGCGGCGCTGGACGCGATGGCGCGGCAGGACGGACCGGGCGGCTTTGGCGTCGCTGCCGAAGTGGACGGCGTAGTGCTTGGCACCGGCGTCACGCCGCAGGCAGCGGGACGGCGGCAGGTGCGGATCGGCGGAGTGGCGGCATCGGCCAACGCGCTGGCCGACCATCTGTCGATCGTGTGGCTGACCCCGGCGATGGACCGGCTGTTCCTCGACAGCCCCGGCGGGCGGCGGCGCTTTCTGGACCGGCTGACACTGGCACTGCACCCGGCCCATGCCGGGCATAGCGCGCGTTATGATGCGGCGATGCGGGCGCGCAACCGGCTGCTCGCCGACCTGCGCCGGGCCGACCCGGCCTGGCTGACCGCGCTGGAAGCGCAGATGGACGAACATGGCAGTGCGCTGGACGCGGCCCGGCGCGATCTGGTCGATCGGCTGAACGCGCGGCTGGCCGACCAGCCCAACGCACCGTTCGCGCGCCCGCTGATCGCGATAGAGGGGGATGCCGCCGCCGCCGACACCGAACCGCTGGGGTTGCGTCTGGGCCGCGAACGGCGGCGCGACGCGGCGGCCGGGCGCACCCTGTCCGGCCCGCATCGCCACGACCTGAACGTCATTCACATCGCCAAGGATCAGCCCGCCGCGCTCTGTTCCACCGGCGAACAGAAGGCGTTGCTCCTGTCGATCCTGCTGGCCCATGCGGCGCTGGTTGCCGACCATCGCGGCCAGCCGCCGGTGCTGCTGCTGGATGAAGTCGCCGCCCATCTCGACCCGTCGCGGCGGGCCGCGCTGTTCGACCGATTGGCCGCAACCGGGGGGCAGGTGTGGATGACGGGGACAGAATCCAGTCTTTTCAGCGAATTAACATCATCGACCAGACTCACCGTAACCGCCGGCCATGTTTTTCGTTCCGCAACATAA
- a CDS encoding DUF3297 family protein encodes MSDTPPDRLSTNPRSPHFNMDVLQRGIGIRFKDGVRTDVEEYSMSEGWIRVAAGKSRDRHGNPLTIKLTGPVEAWFENPAQEAEAEKPTDAE; translated from the coding sequence ATGAGCGACACCCCCCCCGACCGGCTTTCCACCAACCCGCGCAGCCCCCATTTCAACATGGACGTCCTGCAACGCGGCATCGGTATCCGTTTCAAGGACGGGGTGCGCACCGATGTGGAAGAATATTCCATGTCCGAGGGCTGGATTCGCGTCGCTGCGGGCAAGAGCCGCGATCGCCATGGCAACCCGCTGACGATCAAGCTGACCGGCCCGGTCGAAGCCTGGTTCGAAAACCCGGCGCAAGAGGCCGAAGCAGAAAAGCCCACCGACGCCGAATAA
- a CDS encoding SAM-dependent methyltransferase, with translation MTVFERIVRRLVTRGQITFFTPDGRHFTVGRSDLAFSDLALRLHDGRVAFDIMRDPRLGMAEAWIDGRVSVEGGGIMELVSMIRANNPWESGRSIDAKGVLTRGFKAARQKLWQANHRARAKANVAHHYDLSGALYALFLDRDRQYSCAYWPDADDEAGIGLDQAQEDKKAHIAAKLHLTPGMKVLDIGCGWGGMALYLHRTCGVDVTGITLSEEQLKVARQRAEEAGVADHVRFELIDYRDMTGPFDRIVSVGMFEHVGTADYRVFFNQCHDLLTPDGVMLVHTIGRMGGPGVTDAFTQKYIFPGGYIPALSEMVAGSEGTRLMVTDVEVLRLHYALTIRQWYKRAMARRADIIALYDERFFRLWTFYLAGAATVFEHGGMVNYQVQYARDRRTLPITRDYMQQAEADLRGR, from the coding sequence ATGACAGTGTTCGAGCGGATAGTCCGGCGACTGGTCACACGCGGCCAGATCACCTTCTTTACCCCGGATGGCAGGCATTTTACAGTGGGCCGCTCCGATCTCGCCTTTTCCGACCTGGCGCTGCGGCTGCATGACGGGCGAGTCGCTTTCGACATCATGCGCGACCCGCGCCTTGGCATGGCGGAAGCGTGGATCGACGGGCGCGTGAGTGTAGAGGGTGGCGGCATCATGGAACTGGTGTCCATGATCCGCGCCAACAATCCGTGGGAAAGCGGCCGGTCGATCGATGCGAAGGGCGTGCTGACACGCGGGTTCAAGGCGGCGCGCCAGAAATTGTGGCAGGCCAACCACCGCGCGCGGGCGAAAGCGAATGTCGCCCATCATTACGACCTGTCGGGCGCGCTCTACGCCCTGTTTCTGGACCGCGACCGCCAATATAGCTGCGCCTACTGGCCCGACGCCGACGATGAAGCGGGCATCGGCCTGGATCAGGCGCAGGAGGACAAGAAGGCGCATATCGCCGCCAAGCTGCACCTGACGCCGGGCATGAAGGTGCTGGACATTGGTTGCGGCTGGGGCGGGATGGCGCTGTATCTGCACCGCACCTGCGGCGTGGACGTCACCGGCATCACCTTGTCCGAAGAACAGCTGAAGGTCGCGCGCCAACGGGCGGAGGAAGCCGGCGTCGCCGACCATGTGCGGTTCGAACTGATCGACTATCGCGACATGACCGGGCCGTTCGACCGGATCGTGTCGGTGGGCATGTTCGAACATGTCGGCACCGCCGATTACCGCGTCTTCTTCAACCAGTGCCACGACCTGCTGACCCCCGATGGCGTGATGCTGGTCCACACGATCGGCCGGATGGGCGGACCGGGCGTGACCGACGCCTTCACGCAGAAATATATCTTCCCCGGCGGCTACATCCCGGCTCTGTCGGAAATGGTGGCGGGCAGCGAAGGCACGCGGTTGATGGTCACCGATGTAGAGGTGCTGCGGCTGCATTATGCCCTGACGATTCGCCAATGGTATAAACGGGCGATGGCGCGCCGGGCGGACATTATCGCCCTGTATGACGAGCGTTTTTTTCGCCTGTGGACTTTCTATCTGGCGGGCGCGGCGACAGTGTTCGAACATGGCGGCATGGTCAATTATCAGGTCCAATATGCCCGCGACCGCCGGACCCTGCCCATCACCCGCGATTATATGCAGCAGGCCGAGGCGGACCTGCGCGGTCGTTGA
- a CDS encoding CHAP domain-containing protein, translating into MIVGFRALFAATILALSTLIVSPATAGVLQCAPYARQVSGIQLFGNANSWWGQAQGRYDRGNEPRVGAVLAFSSSRSMPVGHVAMVSKVVSDREVLLTHANWSYRGGIERDVRAVDVSANNDWSDVRVWYGPIGGLGLRSNRANGFIYADAPKAMDKPVQIASAAGIRAAF; encoded by the coding sequence ATGATCGTTGGTTTTCGGGCGCTTTTCGCAGCCACTATTCTTGCGCTCTCGACCCTGATCGTTTCGCCTGCGACCGCCGGAGTTCTCCAGTGCGCACCCTATGCCCGGCAGGTGTCCGGCATCCAGCTTTTCGGCAATGCCAACAGCTGGTGGGGTCAGGCGCAGGGCCGCTATGATCGTGGTAACGAACCCCGCGTCGGTGCCGTCCTCGCCTTCTCGTCCAGCCGTTCCATGCCCGTTGGCCATGTCGCCATGGTCAGCAAGGTGGTCAGCGATCGCGAAGTGCTGCTGACCCATGCCAACTGGTCCTATCGCGGCGGTATTGAGCGTGATGTGCGCGCGGTGGACGTGTCGGCCAACAATGACTGGTCGGACGTGCGCGTATGGTATGGCCCGATCGGCGGTCTGGGCCTGCGTTCCAACCGCGCCAACGGCTTCATCTATGCCGACGCGCCCAAGGCAATGGACAAGCCCGTGCAGATCGCATCGGCCGCCGGTATCCGCGCCGCCTTCTGA
- a CDS encoding DUF350 domain-containing protein → MTDPMPVIQSLLSGLPILLLHLGSATLVWLAALAIYLWITPHDEFALIRAGNEAAAISLGGAAIGLAVPLALCLAGSVNVWDIVIWGSVTLVLQLIAFRFVDFLLGSLSGRIEANERSAAIFLAMMKAAIACLTAAAVAG, encoded by the coding sequence ATGACCGATCCCATGCCCGTAATCCAAAGCCTGTTGTCAGGCCTTCCCATCCTGCTGCTCCATCTGGGCAGCGCGACTTTGGTGTGGCTGGCGGCGCTGGCCATCTATCTGTGGATCACCCCGCATGACGAATTTGCCCTGATCCGCGCGGGCAATGAAGCGGCGGCCATTTCGCTGGGCGGCGCGGCGATCGGGCTGGCGGTGCCGCTGGCGCTGTGCCTGGCCGGGTCAGTCAATGTGTGGGACATCGTCATCTGGGGCAGCGTCACTTTGGTCCTGCAACTCATTGCCTTTCGCTTCGTCGATTTCCTGCTCGGTTCACTGTCCGGCCGGATCGAAGCGAACGAGCGGTCCGCCGCGATCTTTCTGGCGATGATGAAGGCAGCGATCGCCTGCCTGACCGCCGCCGCCGTGGCCGGGTAA